The following is a genomic window from Kogia breviceps isolate mKogBre1 chromosome 4, mKogBre1 haplotype 1, whole genome shotgun sequence.
CAGCCTCCCTACCATGACACCCGGCCAGTCTGCCGCGGGCGAGGCAGGGCTGTGTGGTGGGGAGACGGGCCTCCCGTCCACCTAGCGTCACTGACGTGCGACGCTGGGCTGGTCGGGATGACACAAGGTAGCGGCGTCCGGGAGCGCGCGGCGCAAACCCCGCCGGCGCTCACTCAGCCTACAGGGGAGGCTCTGCCTTCGGGAGCCCCTAGACCTCCCTCCAGCGCCCGTCAGCCTCCCTTCCGGGTCACCTCTGGTCGCCGGAGAGGGTGGAAGTGAGCCCATGATTGCTTCGGAGGCTGCTGGTGGCATCTGTTCTCTCTGTACTTACCTCTACTCAGGAGGGAGCTAACCACTCATCCTTGGTGTCAGTGTCCGTGTAGCCAGCCAGCAAGGAAGTCTGCTTTTCGTGTGATTCCTGGGATTTGGCCCCGGTGGTGAGGAATGGAAGCGGTCGTCTTTCCCAAACCTTCCTCTTCACGTTGGGCCAGTTGTGTCAGGCGttggggcgggggtgtgtgtgtctcagCCTCCATCTCTCAGGACCTGGTCCGGGGCCCCTTGCGGGCCTCCACCTCGCGGCCTGAGGGTCCTCCTGAGGACTCGCCCAGGCGCTCAGACCCTGAGACATTTGGGCCCCTGCTCCCGGCTTCTCCCTCCCACAGAGGACTCCCCTAGAAGCAGCCTGTGCTCCCCAGCCAGggtggcagagagaggaggagccTCTTGCTTCCACATCCAGAGGCTCTCGGCTCTCCTCATGCTGGGGTCCCCTCCGCTCTGCGggacccctcctcccctccatcaGCGTTTCTTGAGGCATCTTCACGGGGTGCAAACGTGGGCAGACCCGGTTCTGTCTCTGCTTCCTGGAGCTCCCGTTTCAGCAGCGAGACAAGCGATAGAAAATGAATGCTTGTGTCGGCGCGCAGTGCTCTGGAAAACCTTGGGGCTCAGGGCCCAGCAGATACCAGCCCTTCCTCACCTGGATCCTGGATCCTGAGCCAACGGGGCAGCAGACACAGCCCAGTTCTCCCCTGTGGCTGGTGCCGGGGGTGTACCCGCAAGAAAGGAGCAGCTCCACTGTGCCACCCATGCCCTCCTTCCCAACTTCCCGGTGGTGTCAGTCCTTTAGCCCCAGAGTCAAGGCAgcggggggcggggtgtgtgCAGGGGGGGCCTCGGGTGGGGAGGAGGGTACCTCCTGGGGCAGGCCGTGCGCAGTGATTAAACCACTTAAGTTCACAGTTTGTTCATAGCATCAAAAGACAGAGGGAGGGGTCAGAACAAGGGGCGCCAAGGAGATGGTCCCTAAGTGTGGGAGCCCCGGGCCGGAGCAAAGCCTTGGAGAgagaagcgggggggggggggggcggtgctcTGCCACCTTTGTGTAGAAAAAGCACATTTAAGGaaagtttgaaaattatatatctaGGTGACTTGATGGAAAGTAGAAACTGTGATGTTCTTTCCCAAAGGGGGAACTGAAGAACTCTTTCCTgtttccctcagcccctggctgctgccccctcctccccacgtcCCCGTGGTAACTGCCCCCCCTTCACCCACTGGTGGGGGTGGTATCCCCCTGCGGGGTCATGGGCACGGCCAGCACACGACATCCCCCAGCACACGGACAGATGAGTGGACAGCTGTTCCCCGTGCACCCAGGGCTGCAGGAGGCAGGCTTCGTGGTGACGGGAGGGCCGGCGGCGGGCCCTGGTTCAAACCTGCCACTCGGATCAGCAGCTGGGCTGGTCCCTCAGTGGGGAGGTGGTGTGGCAGAGAGCTCatctgcagagcagctggggagGGCCCGCTCCCGGCTCTCCCCGGGGCAGCAACCTAACCCCATAACCCCAGGCCTTGACGCTAGGCCTCAcacgctcctcctcctcctcagccccacCCGCACAGACCCGCTCTCCGCTCCTTGGTGTCAAATTAACACATCTGGTCCCAACCTCCACCCTGAATACCAGCCCAGCACTCCTCCCCGTCCTCCCAAAAGCAGAACCCATTACCCCAGCCCTTCTCGATGCCAGAGGTCTGTCTTTCTGTTAGAGCAGGGGTCACCGGTCCGCGGCGGCCTGTTAAGAACCGGGGtgcacagcaggaagtgagcCGCAGGGGAGAGAGCGAAGCTTCAGCCCGTCGCCCGCATTGCCGCCTgaaccctccccctctccccccaccgtctatggaagaattgtcttccgaaaccggtccctggtgccaaaaaggtcggGGAGCGCTGTGTTAGAGGACCCTCTGCTCTGTCAGTGCCCCAGGGCCCCTTCACCTGGACCTTTGACCTTTTCCCCACCCTCATCCTGCACATCCAGCCCAGGCCCATCCCCTGCCTCTGAAACTCTCCTTATTCTGGCATCCCTGCCACCAGCTGACCCTACCACCCGCCTCTCCCCCAGGTCCACGTGAGGAGCGGGGAGGCCCCAGGGAGGAAACGAAGGCACGTGAGGTTCACTTTAGAATGGCAGGAGGGGgccctccctggcggtccagtggttaaggctccgcgcTGCagctgcaggagacacgggtttgatccctggtcggggaagttctgTCTGCTGCGAGGCGTGGCCCAaaacgaacagacagacaaaaacatcgtaaagcaactatactccaataaaaatgagtttaaaataaagtggcagaggcggtgggggggggggggggcttagaGGAAGTAAAATTGGCCCTGAGGTGGTGATTGTTGAAGCAGGAGTTCGTGAGTCCGTTCTGTCTACCTCTGCATGTTAAAACCTTTCCGTCCAAAAGGGCGACGGCCTGCGGGCTCTGTCTGGGCGGGGCCGCGACCTGGCCTGCGGGGCTGAGCACCAgagggggccgggggtgggggggcgggtggaGCGGCGATCCCCCAGGGAGAAGGACAGAGGGTGTGGGAACGCAGAGGACAGGGACCCCAGCAGCAGGGAGCCCCATCCCGACCCGGATGTGGGATCCTGCCTCTTGGCCTCCTTCCTGCGCTCGCTCTTCCAAATCCAAACCTCCCTCCGTTGGGGAACGGTCTCCAAGCCAGAATCAAACCGCAGCCTTTGGGGTGCTCTGCAGTGGGTGTaaagggggcgggggggtgcAGCCTCCCCCGGTGTGGGAACTGAACTCTCTGTGTGAACAGTTCTGAGTCAGTGCTGACCTCTGGGGGCGGCGATTGCGGCCTTGGATCCTTTTCCCTGCCCTTGGCCCGAGCACAAAAGAGCCTTTCATTCGGTTTCCCAGTGTGTTTTCCTCTGGGTCCTGAGTGCAGGGACTGCGGCGGTATTACCTTAACGCGGGGCGGCCGTgctgctgggccctggggttTTCCTTCATCTTCCTTTCCCTTGTGCTCAGATCAGCTCCATCCCCTGTAGGTTTAGGAAGCATTTGGTGTGCAAGGCCTGTGGGGGTTTCAGTCTCCATCACGGGCAGGTTTTTATAAATTGAGTCAAGGAACCTGAAAGCTAGAAATCAAAGGAATGAACAAGCAAGTGAAAAGATGCTATTAATTAATGAACGTGCCCCAAATTGAACCTGAATCGGTGACAGTAGAGGTGAGTTTCCCGTTGAGTTGGAGGAGGGGAGGCGTGTGATGCTGTCGGTACGTCCACGTCAGCATCCGGCCTGTCTTGTCCATCCAGCTCCAGTGGCTCTTGGATAATTACGAAACCGCGGAAGGCGTGAGTCTCCCCAGGAGTTCGCTCTACAACCACTACCTTCGCCACTGCCAGGAGCACAAGCTGGACCCCGTGAACGCGGCCTCCTTTGGGAAGCTGATCCGCTCCGTGTTCATGGGCCTGAGGACGCGGCGGCTGGGTACCAGGTGGGTCGGTGAGGCTGTCTGGCAGCCCTtgcacccgccccccaccctcctcttccctgATACAGACATCGAGCTGCTCCTGCCACATCCTGACGTCCGCGGCTCCGGGTGCCCCTGGAGTTGCCCTGAATTGGCGGTAGCCTGGGCCCCGGCCTGGCCACCCGTGGGCCGCGATCGCTTCTCTCCTGGTGACGGACACGGGTTTCACCTCCACCCTCTCCCTtcgtttgaaattttccatagcaggctttttattttatttatttatttattgtttaacatctttattggagtataattgctttacaatggtgtgttagtttctgctttacaacaaagtgaatcagttatacatatacatatgttcccatatcccctccctcttgcatctccctcccaccctccctatcccacccctctaggtggtcacaaagcacggagctgatctccctgtgctatgcggctgcttcccactagctctccaccctacgtttggtagtgtatatatgtccctgccactctctcacttcgtcccagcttacccttccccctccctgtgtcctcaagtccattctctatgtctgcgtctttattcctgtcctgtccctaggttcttcgtgacctttttcttagattccacatacatgtgttagcatacggtatttgtttttctgtttctgacttacttcactctgtacgacagcctctaggtccatccacctcactacagataactcaattttgtttctttttaatggctgagtgatattccattgtatatctgtgccacatcttctttatccattcatctgtcgatggacacttaggttgcttccatgtcctggccatagCAGGCTTTTAAAATAGCAGCCTCTGGATTGTCTAGTCGAGTTGGATTTACCATGTCTTGATGCTTTTTGCTGTGCCTGGACCGATCCACTGCGGGCTGCTCTTGGCAGACAGCAGCCCGGGACCCTCACGGGCGGGAACCTtgctccctccacccccaaccccggcAGTAGCGTTTGGCTCCTCCCACTAGGAAAAGACGCCTCTGTTCAAagccgggggggggggcttgGCCCACACCTGAGATCATCTTGCATGGCTTTGACCTATGGCCGGCCGGGTTCTCCACGTGCCCTGGGTGAAGGCGCACACGTGGGTTTCGGGGTTCACTCACCCCCTCCCAGAAGCGGGCATGCTGGGTGTCTTAAAGGACAGGGCCAGGAGAGTTCTCTGCCACCTTGGGACCCCTGGCAGAGGACATCCTTACAAAACATGGGCAGCcagaggggggcagggaggattCCGTGATCTCTGGGGACACGGCCACCCCTGCCCTGGGGCCTTTCCAGATGGCTCCTGGAGCCTCCACCTTCAGAGGGTCCCAGGTGCTGGCCTCAGAATCGGGGCTCCTCCTCCCTGCTTTCCCCCTCCGAGTACCAGTTCAGCTCGCACCTCACGCGGGAAGGACCCAGCCTCCCCGGCTTGTCCACGTTGCCAGCACAGGGACAATGGCAGCCCATGAGCTGGGGGTGTTTGCAAGGCCGCGTGTCTGTCCTTCCCTCCTGAGGAGCCCCTTCTGACCTGTTTccttaaagaaattatttaaaacccTTTGAGCCTCATTTCTCCCATAATAAAATAAGGTAGTGTTTCCCAAACTGTACCATTTGTAAAACGTGTTGTTAGATGATTGGAAGGGGGGAGAGTTAATAATActaattgttattatttattataataataagcattattattataagtattattatttattataataataagtattattattgctattattattattagacccTGCTGGGTTAAACAAAGTTGAACTGGCTTTTtcactgcaggacttctcagagcctttatcaTGCTAAAATACAAGAGGGGAGGGAGTCTCCCAGAGGGGCAAGTCGTTACAGAATTTCCTGAACCTCTCTGACCACGGGACAGCCCGTGGACGtttcccacacagtccagggcacACTGGCCCCGAGAGCCCAGGGAGAAGGGCCGGGAAAGAGCCCTGTCTTGTGGTTCAGGACATCTGCAAAGAGAGCTGACCCCAGATGTTTGGTTCCTAGGGGCAACTCCAAGTATCATTACTACGGGATCCGTCTGAAGCCAGACTCGCCCCTGAACCGGCTGCAGGAGGACACGCAGTACATGGCCATGAGGCAGCAGCCTGTGCATCAGAAGCCCAGGTGGGTGAGCTGCCCGGCCGGCCTAAGGATCAGCCAGCCCACTGAGAGGTTTCACTAGCAGGAACAGAGGGAGAGGGGTTTCTCAACCATTGACCACACCCTGGAAATGGATGAAACATGGATGGAGTGGAGAAAACCAGTTCACATTCTCCCCCATCTCGGCGTCCTGGGAGAGCCCTGCCTTTCACGTGCACCTGGCGTGGAGTGAGGCCAGCAGGACGCGGGCAGTTTCAGGGTCACAACAGAAGTGAGTggaaggtgcagagatttcccatgtggCCCCCACACCCCGGCCTCCAGTGCTGTGCCTCTGTTACAGCTGATTAACCCACATAGACCCGTCCTTGTCACCCCAAGTCCATAGCcgacattagggttcactctctgCGTCGTACCCTCTGTAGCTTTGGACAAAGGTGCAATGACCTGTATCCACTATTAGAGGATggtacagagtagtttcactgccctaaaaactcTCCCTGTTCCTCCTCTTggtccctcctcccctccaaccTCCAGCGAGCGCCGATCTTTTTTTACTGGCTCCgtagtttttgccttttccagaatgccatagaGTTAGAATCACAGATCTTTGatttttcctctctgtcttcaaagaaagagagagaacactgAACGTAACCCCAGAAGCCAGGAGAAAGAGGCTTATACACTTAAGTTGCTGCTTCCTCCTGACCTTTGGATCTGATGGCTGGAAAGCCCTGGTCATTTTCTGGAATGTCCTCTTCTCTGCATCACAGAcctactcatctttcaaggcAGGGGTCAGCacacttttcctgtaaagggccagagagcacATATCTTCAGCTTCGCAGGCAGACACTGTCTGTGAAGACCCTTCAGCTCTGCCCGTGCAGCGTGAAAGCCGCCACAGACCAGGTTAAAGCCACGGGTGTGGCCATGTGGCCGTCAAACTTTATTTCCAAAACAAGGGGCAGAAATGGCCCTCTGCAGCCCTAGTTGGAGATGCCCCATGCAGGGCCCCACTCGGATGCCAGCTCCCTGGTCCCTTCCGGTCACCCCTCTGCCTGCGTCTGTCCCCGGCCCCTCTCTGGGGTCCATTCTGCTCCAGGGCAGGGATGCACCCCACTCGCTTCCACGTGGCACCGTCGTGCCTCAGCTGAGCTGCATGGCTGACACCCCATTTTAGCTGCTCTGAGGGGTCCCAGTGACTCCCAACCACATGGCCGATCACGGGAGTTGGAGGTCGCAGGAGAGAGCCTGGAACATTCTCCGGGACCAGGAGTCCATCCTGTACCCGATCGTCCACAGACGAGGACTCTGCAGCTTGCGTTGCGGGGCTCGGGCCACAGGCTTGTGCCATTGACACgtagagccccccacccccccaaagtCAGGGGGTCCGCATACCTCTCAGCGGCGTCCTCCCTCCTGCCAGTGAGCCTGGCCCTACGTCCCACAAGGAAAGGCGCTCCCAGCTCAGGCTGGGTCCCTCGCACCCACCCCACCCGGCAGCAGCCCTCAGGACTCAAGCAGGTCATCCCAGGGAGCCCTTCTCTGTTGCGTTTCTCAGTTTGCTGCCTGGACAGGCTGTCCACTGCTTTCTGGCTCAGGGCAAAACAAAAGTCTCAGAATGTGCTTTGAGACCGCATAATAGTTAAGACGTTTGGGAACCTCTGTAAAGAAGTTCACTTGTCTTCTGAGAGAGAAGTGTTAGAATATACACGTATAATAGCAACCCgggtgtccatcagcagatgaatggataaacaaatgtggccCATTCATACAGTGGAGTGgtattcagccttcaaaaggaaggagattctgacacacACTAccatacaacatggatgaacccagaggacgtgatgctcagtgaaataagccagacacagaaagacaaatactgtctgattccactcaTGTGAGGTCCCCAGAGGACTCAcatccacagagacaggaagtagatgctgggggcggggggctgggggaggggaagggggggggcTCCGcgtttcatggggacagagttccagtttgggaagatgagaaagttctggaaatgatGGTGGGGATGGTTGCCCGACAGTGTGAATGTGTTTAATGCCGCTGAGCTGTGCACTTGAAAGCACCGTTTTAATGGTaagttttgtgttttctatttgaccacaagttttagaaaattacacacacaccccaaaccgAATCCTGCTCCGCCCTCAGCTCCTTGGGCCCCTTCTGGGCAGTGCTGTTAGGGCCTCACGGTGGCACACGTGTTCCCTGCCCAGGTACCGGCCAGCCCAGAAGATGGACAGCCTTGGGGAGAGCGGCTCGCACGGCAGCCTGCACAGCACGCCTGAGCAGGCCATGGCCACCCAGAGCCAACACCACCAGCAGTACATCGGTGAGCCCTCcaccccagcacagggcctgctgGCAAGGCTCTGGGCCCACTCGGCACCGCCGGGGCTGGGTTTCGGCGCCAGCAGCATCTGCAGGGATGCTTGAGACAGCTTTCTTGTATATCGCCTTTTCAATTACGTAGAAAGTTCTAGATAAACCTTCTTTGTGGAATCCCTGAGACTTTAGAATAATCAGCATGTTCCTCCCAAATTAATGGATATCAATCCAAAAATAATGGATTAAAGTGACCGTcatagaaataagtaaataaggggacttccctggtggtccagtggttaggactccgtgcttccaccgcaggaggcacaggtttgatccctgatgggggaactaaggtcccacaagcggCGTGGCTCGGCcagaacattaaaatataaaatgtactaaactgaaaaaaaaaaaaaaaaagtaaaatgaaatgcaCATCGGAAAGAAGACTGGACGTACTTTCGGCTGAGCCGGGCCGCTCCCCGGGAGATTCCCTCCCCAGCTGGCACCGTCCCTGCCCCGGAGTGACGGGATACGCTAAAGATACGGCTGGCCTCCGTGTACTTTAGTGTATCTTTGAGCCCCGACTGAACCCTCCCCTGTTGGGTCTTCTGGAGACGCTGCCACCCACCTGGGCGCCCCCaacgctggggggggggggtggagtgcGCAACGTGTGCCAGGCCCGGGCCCTGTGCTTTGTGCGTCACCGGGAGCTGGCGATGTTGTCCCCTCCCTGCACCTGAGAAAACCAAAGCTTAAGGGTTGTGTGGTGTGAGAGGAGCCGGGGCTGTCATGGGGTCACCAACACGTGCGGCAGGCGTCCCCAGCCCGTGGGCCTCCCAGCCGGCTCCTCCCGTGTGCCCTCCCGGCCCTGCTGACCTGCCCCCCACATTCTCCCCCCCACCAGATGTGTCCCACGTCTTCCCGGAGTTCCCGGCACCCGACCTGGGCAGTGTCCTGCTGCAGGAGAACGTCACGCTGCACGACATCAAGGCCCTTCAGCTGGCCTACCGGCGGCACTGCGAGGTGACTGCCCCCCAAACCCCGAGCCCGGGGCCCTGGGGGCTCCGGTGGGCGCCTCGGTCAGCTGCGCGAGGCCAGCGCCAGAGCGTCACTGGGTGTCCCTGCGGGGGACAGGGAGCAGACAGGACTGGcgcccccctccccctggccGAGGAGTGGATGGGATCTTCCTTCGTGCACTCGCATCCCCTCTCGTGGTCTGTCTGGGTTTGGAAAGGCCCCGCTGCAGCCCGTATCCCGGCCGCTTGCTTGGCACGTTCTGATGGCAGACACGTGGTGTGAGCACCGCAGAGTGTTTCTCCAGCCGTGTTTATTCCTAGGCCACGTTAGATGTCGTGATGAACCTCCAGTTCCACTACGTTGAGAAGCTGTGGCTTTCCTTCTGGAATTCTAAAGCCTCCTCCAGCGACGGCCCTGCCTCTCTACCTACCAGGTACTGCCCGTCAGCCCCCAGACAGGCCTCAGTTTCACGGGGCCTGGGTTTGCCCTGCAGACCGTCTCCTGCTGACACCCACAAGTGCACCAGCTTTCCAAGAATCGGCGCTCAGACCCCCTCACGCACGTGTGGTCTCTGCTCTGACTTGGTGTGCGACTCGTGAGGCACGTCCCTTTGTTCGGCACGAGGATCTCAGGGGTGACCACGGGGCAGGGAGCCTGCCTGCACCAGGGGGTCCTGCGGCCTCACTCGGCTTATCTCGCGAGAGCAGGCCCCGGGCTGACGGCTCACGTGTGTCCCCCGTGACCCCGTCCCCCGCAGTGACGAGGAGCCGGAGGGCACCGTCCTCCCCAAGGACAAGCTGGTATCTTTGTGCAAGTGCGACCCCGTGCTCAGGTGGATAAGGACCTGCGACCACATCCTGTACCAGGCGCTGGTGGAGATCCTCATCCCAGACGTGCTGCGGCCCGTTCCCAGTAAgcgcccctccccactcccccgcccACGCCCTCCCCTGAGGAGACTCCCAGAGCGGACGCCAACCAACGGAGGTCGCGGGACAGCCTCGGGGGGCGGGCTGAGTCGGGTTCTAACCGGCTTCCCCAGCTGATCTGACGCTGAGCTCGGCTTCCTCCCAGCACTGCGAGTCTGCAGCGTGAAGGGATGGATTCTTCAGACCTTCTCCAGATTCCAGCGGCCTTGactgaggaagggagagaaaaggagatggtGGCCCTTGATGGCTACACCCGTTAGGGGCTGACGCGGGGCCGTGGGGACCCTCCCAGGGCCTCTGCCCCCCACCCGCCCTTGTGGCCTCCGGAGGCGGTGACAACACCCGCCACCAGGGGGCGCCCGCCTGCAGGCCCCCCCCAACATCGGGGCTGTCCCTCGGGCCCCCGGGACCCTGAGGGCGCGagcccccaccccagggcaaGGAGGCCGGCCGCTGAGCCTCGCTCTTCCCGAACGGCTGCCTGTAAACATCCGTGCCTGTTAGCGCTGGGGAACCGCCGTCTTTTTGATGATCtggtctgctgcttttttttttttcgccagAGGATGGGAAACAGCAAAACCGTCGCAGTTCTCCTTTGGCCTTGCCTGCCTGGAAACTGTTCAGTGTAGTGTGCTTTTAGAGTCTCTGTGTATTGAGGTTTGAGGTTGGggtatatttccttttataacaCTAggggtggttttcttttttcaaaaacgtGTATTTTCTTATTGCAAGCCATCTCAAAATACATTTGGAAGTTGGTAGAATATGTTTacaatgcatgtgtgtgtatcagGGTCCCCCCGCTCCACTCAGCCCAGCGACATCGGGGTGGGTCCGTCTCCGGGGGGGGCGATGCTGGGCACTGTGGCCCCGTCCCCTCTATGCCAGGAGCCGCCCCAGTGTGACAACCACGATGTCCCCAAACGTGGCCCAGTGTCCCCTGGGGTCAGGATCACCCCAGGCGAGAACTGCCAGCATAGAGAGCTAGATGAGCAGAGATCAACGGCGCTGGGCTGGCCCTAGTTCCTACTCAGCAGCTCTGTCGCTAAGTGGCCGAAGTTCTCACCGTCTCTTCTCCTCTCTGTTGCTTGTTCTTGGCGGGTGGTCATTTCCACGGCCTGTGCATCTCTTACACGTGAGCTGATTCTGACGGGCAAGACTGCCTTTCTCACAGTTAATACTTGTGTCCCCCAGGTACCCTGACACAGGCCATCCGCAATTTTGCCAAGAGCTTGGAAGGCTGGTTGACGAACGCCATGAGCGACTTCCCACAGCAGGTCATCCAGACCAAGGTAACAGTCGGGGTTGGGGTCTGGGTCTCCAGACCACactggggggtggcggggggagggcagaggctACAGCCTGGGGCCCCCTCGGGCCCCGCTGTGCTGTGAAGGGTGGGGGCTCctgtccccctgcccccagggaaCTTGAGGACCTCTGGGCCCCAGAGAAAGAGGGCTGCTCCTGTGTGTCCTGAGGGTAAGTGGTCCTTCCAGGAAGGCCCAGGGCTGCTTGCTGGTGGAGGACAGGTGCTGGCTGGGAGCGCCCGACAGAAGATGTCTTTGCTGTGATACTTTCGGGTTGATTCAGAGCAGATCGAATGTTTCTCTGCTCATCATAGGAGGGGGATTTAACCTCCTTGTGGTCACCCTTAGTGCTAGCATCTTGGCCACAGATCAGAATGTAAAGCATGGCCATCAGGCCTACTTGTGGAAAAGAGGCGATCCCGTCCCCTTCGCGAGAGCATTCTGACGGCCTCAGGCAGGCGGGGCCAGATCTGGGCATCCCGCCTGCCTGCTCCCCACAACCTCGAATTGACTGGTTAAGCCAGTGAGTCTAAAACGTCGGGATGCTTAGGAATCGCCTGGGCGGCTGTTCAAAACTGCCGATTTCCAGGCCACACCCCACAACGTCTGATCCAGTGGTGCCTGGGAGTCGGTATTTGTACCGTCCCTCCCAGAGAGCCAGAGGAATCCTAGAAGCCAGGGCCTGGCCGTGCTGTCCTGAATTCTAACTCCCCTGTGCTGTGGCGCCTGCCGTAGATGCCACACCATGCGTTGGTGATGCCCGCGTCCCTCACTGATTCTCAATTttggggtctctgagactgtccggAGGGCGGGTCCCTCTCCCCTGCCAGAAcggctctctcctcctccctctgccaCCACGGCCCCTGAGAGAGAGACAGGCTTACCCTCACACCTTCCCGGGCCCCAGGTCGGCGTGGTCGGCGCCTTCGCGCAGACCCTGCGGCGCTACACGTCGCTCAACCACCTGGCGCAGGCCGCCCGGGCAGTGCTGCAGAACACGGCGCAGATCAGCCAGATGCTCAGCGACCTCAACCGTGTGGACTTCGCCAACGTGCAGGTGACTCTCCTGCGTGCCTCCCCGTGACCTGGGACCGGGGCATGCGGACCCGGCTTGCACCCGCTAGAGAAACGCGCAGACCCACCAGACTCAGCCTGCCTCAAAACCGGCACCGCCCCCCGGGCCCGGCCCACGCTTCTGTTGCATGAAGAGGGTCAGGGTTGAAACGCCCACAGTCCTCGGGGACCCCCGGGCTCCACTGCGTGATCGTCCCC
Proteins encoded in this region:
- the RFX2 gene encoding DNA-binding protein RFX2 isoform X11; the protein is MQNSEGGSDSPASVALCPSSAAQAPVAQPVPTSPQVQPVQHVYPAQVQYVEGADAVYTNGALRTAYAYNPEPQMYAPSSSASYFEAPGGAQVTVAGSSPTAVPAHSMVGITMDVGGSPIVSGAGAYLIHGGMDGTRHSLAHTSRSSPATLQWLLDNYETAEGVSLPRSSLYNHYLRHCQEHKLDPVNAASFGKLIRSVFMGLRTRRLGTRGNSKYHYYGIRLKPDSPLNRLQEDTQYMAMRQQPVHQKPRYRPAQKMDSLGESGSHGSLHSTPEQAMATQSQHHQQYIDVSHVFPEFPAPDLGSVLLQENVTLHDIKALQLAYRRHCEATLDVVMNLQFHYVEKLWLSFWNSKASSSDGPASLPTSDEEPEGTVLPKDKLVSLCKCDPVLRWIRTCDHILYQALVEILIPDVLRPVPSTLTQAIRNFAKSLEGWLTNAMSDFPQQVIQTKVGVVGAFAQTLRRYTSLNHLAQAARAVLQNTAQISQMLSDLNRVDFANVQEQASWVCQCEEGVVQRLEQDFKLTLQQQSSLDQWASWLDNVVTQVLKQHAGSPSFPKAARQFLLKWSFYSAASFGSFHLIRLLYDEYMFYLVEHRVAEATGETPIAVMGEFNDLASLSLTLLDKDDLSEDRGGSEARSEARGRGEPLVKRERSDPNHPLQGV
- the RFX2 gene encoding DNA-binding protein RFX2 isoform X8, translating into MQNSEGGSDSPASVALCPSSAAQAPVAQPVPTSPQVQPVQHVYPAQVQYVEGADAVYTNGALRTAYAYNPEPQMYAPSSSASYFEAPGGAQVTVAGSSPTAVPAHSMVGITMDVGGSPIVSGAGAYLIHGGMDGTRHSLAHTSRSSPATLEMAIENLQKSEGITSHKSGLLNSHLQWLLDNYETAEGVSLPRSSLYNHYLRHCQEHKLDPVNAASFGKLIRSVFMGLRTRRLGTRGNSKYHYYGIRLKPDSPLNRLQEDTQYMAMRQQPVHQKPRYRPAQKMDSLGESGSHGSLHSTPEQAMATQSQHHQQYIDVSHVFPEFPAPDLGSVLLQENVTLHDIKALQLAYRRHCEATLDVVMNLQFHYVEKLWLSFWNSKASSSDGPASLPTSDEEPEGTVLPKDKLVSLCKCDPVLRWIRTCDHILYQALVEILIPDVLRPVPSTLTQAIRNFAKSLEGWLTNAMSDFPQQVIQTKVGVVGAFAQTLRRYTSLNHLAQAARAVLQNTAQISQMLSDLNRVDFANVQEQASWVCQCEEGVVQRLEQDFKLTLQQQSSLDQWASWLDNVVTQVLKQHAGSPSFPKAARQFLLKWSFYSSMVIRDLTLRSAASFGSFHLIRLLYDEYMFYLVEHRVAEATGETPIAVMGEFNDLASLSLTLLDKDDLSEDRGGSEARSEARGRGEPLVKRERSDPNHPLQGV
- the RFX2 gene encoding DNA-binding protein RFX2 isoform X10; this translates as MQNSEGGSDSPASVALCPSSAAQAPVAQPVPTSPQVQPVQHVYPAQVQYVEGADAVYTNGALRTAYAYNPEPQMYAPSSSASYFEAPGGAQVTVAGSSPTAVPAHSMVGITMDVGGSPIVSGAGAYLIHGGMDGTRHSLAHTSRSSPATLQWLLDNYETAEGVSLPRSSLYNHYLRHCQEHKLDPVNAASFGKLIRSVFMGLRTRRLGTRGNSKYHYYGIRLKPDSPLNRLQEDTQYMAMRQQPVHQKPRYRPAQKMDSLGESGSHGSLHSTPEQAMATQSQHHQQYIDVSHVFPEFPAPDLGSVLLQENVTLHDIKALQLAYRRHCEATLDVVMNLQFHYVEKLWLSFWNSKASSSDGPASLPTSDEEPEGTVLPKDKLVSLCKCDPVLRWIRTCDHILYQALVEILIPDVLRPVPSTLTQAIRNFAKSLEGWLTNAMSDFPQQVIQTKVGVVGAFAQTLRRYTSLNHLAQAARAVLQNTAQISQMLSDLNRVDFANVQEQASWVCQCEEGVVQRLEQDFKLTLQQQSSLDQWASWLDNVVTQVLKQHAGSPSFPKAARQFLLKWSFYSSMVIRDLTLRSAASFGSFHLIRLLYDEYMFYLVEHRVAEATGETPIAVMGEFNDLASLSLTLLDKDDLSEDRGGSEARSEARGRGEPLVKRERSDPNHPLQGV
- the RFX2 gene encoding DNA-binding protein RFX2 isoform X9; the encoded protein is MQNSEGGSDSPASVALCPSSAAQAPVAQPVPTSPQVQPVQHVYPAQVQYVEGADAVYTNGALRTAYAYNPEPQMYAPSSSASYFEAPGGAQVTVAGSSPTAVPAHSMVGITMDVGGSPIVSGAGAYLIHGGMDGTRHSLAHTSRSSPATLEMAIENLQKSEGITSHKSGLLNSHLQWLLDNYETAEGVSLPRSSLYNHYLRHCQEHKLDPVNAASFGKLIRSVFMGLRTRRLGTRGNSKYHYYGIRLKPDSPLNRLQEDTQYMAMRQQPVHQKPRYRPAQKMDSLGESGSHGSLHSTPEQAMATQSQHHQQYIDVSHVFPEFPAPDLGSVLLQENVTLHDIKALQLAYRRHCEATLDVVMNLQFHYVEKLWLSFWNSKASSSDGPASLPTSDEEPEGTVLPKDKLVSLCKCDPVLRWIRTCDHILYQALVEILIPDVLRPVPSTLTQAIRNFAKSLEGWLTNAMSDFPQQVIQTKVGVVGAFAQTLRRYTSLNHLAQAARAVLQNTAQISQMLSDLNRVDFANVQEQASWVCQCEEGVVQRLEQDFKLTLQQQSSLDQWASWLDNVVTQVLKQHAGSPSFPKAARQFLLKWSFYSAASFGSFHLIRLLYDEYMFYLVEHRVAEATGETPIAVMGEFNDLASLSLTLLDKDDLSEDRGGSEARSEARGRGEPLVKRERSDPNHPLQGV